The following are from one region of the Coccinella septempunctata chromosome 7, icCocSept1.1, whole genome shotgun sequence genome:
- the LOC123316596 gene encoding serine/threonine-protein kinase unc-51-like isoform X4, whose translation MDKGYAVNKIGQVVAGEYEICHAELIGHGAFACVYRGRKIKDKNFPVAIKAITKKNVNKCQALLSKEINILKQLAELNNPNLVSMISCEETPSHVFLVMEFCNGGDLADYFIVKKTLSEDTLRIFLLQIASAMKALRTLGIVHRDLKPQNILLSFDPAISNPQPYQITLKLADFGFARTLEEGGMAGTLCGSPMYMAPEVIMSLQYDSKADLWSIGTIVYQALTGKPPFSAPNPQALKNYYEKTLNLLPKMPSSTSPELQDFLTRLMKRNPKERLSFDEFFNHPFLQRDQNQKKSPIPGEKCSNTPWYYSFLPDFPLPLFEPSPVSSRASPVSARSSPNHSKLPTKNASPSRVSSSPQPEVSKSTLSTSLDEDYVIVPKNIPTDHSTESLEKERGTVPKKTQSPCEPENSNSSPPRPSTLPVASQPIPTPQRNTRIRRDSEQEKRDSDQYSSNGPSVVPRSAPINMVRHESKPEIDIDISSLSPPSVKFMIGTPPGGRRRSTSSGSYSETPPPTIWNGSGSRSGLSNSPLRRSVSSQGTSPPGFSNALARVPMLSAPNLSDNNNPAKGPIFSTRAMTLPEISEIAPELPEETLLGKEHNETLAKINYVLALSNCILSIAAQKSATPLISLSDSAISNTNTLEQKMEQIILQIRVLQLLSSGLTLASKQIRAGVLKPSSNVKKVVTILNQKFKETLSACRQLNRDGLISKIKTPEFTVDTILYEHAVQMCQSAATDELLGKGQHCGERYQTAQIILHSLSQQINSPCDQEKLTEYKEAVERRLRVLQQQGLIYTTDFS comes from the exons AAAGAAAAATGTGAACAAATGCCAGGCATTACTGAGCAAAGAAATCAACATTCTAAAG CAATTGGCAGAACTCAACAATCCCAATCTGGTTTCTATGATAAGTTGTGAAGAAACTCCCTCCCATGTCTTTCTAGTTATGGAG TTCTGTAATGGTGGAGATCTCGCAGATTATTTCATAGTAAAGAAAACATTGAGTGAGGATACGCTGAGGATATTTCTGTTGCAAATAG CGAGTGCTATGAAAGCCTTGAGGACCTTAGGAATTGTACATAGAGATCTCAAACCTCAAAATATCCTATTATCTTTCGATCCGGCTATCTCAAATCCACAGCCTTATCAAATAACCCTCAAGTTAG CTGATTTTGGCTTCGCGCGCACCCTTGAGGAGGGAGGAATGGCTGGTACATTGTGCGGAAGCCCCATGTACATG GCTCCAGAAGTTATAATGTCCCTTCAGTATGATAGCAAAGCGGATTTGTGGAGTATAGGGACCATAGTTTATCAAGCCCTCACCGGGAAGCCTCCTTTCAGCGCTCCTAATCCACAAGCTCTCAAGAACTATTACGAGAAGACTTTGAATCTCTTGCCAAA GATGCCAAGCTCTACCAGTCCAGAGCTTCAAGATTTCCTCACTAGACTCATGAAGAGGAATCCTAAGGAACGTTTGAGTTTCGATGAGTTCTTCAATCATCCGTTCTTACAGAGAGATCAGAACCAGAAAAAGAGTCCAATACCTGGCG agaaatgtAGTAATACCCCTTGGTATTATTCTTTTTTACCAGATTTTCCCCTGCCGCTCTTCGAACCGTCGCCAGTGAGTTCAAGAGCGTCGCCGGTGAGTGCTAGATCATCACCGAATCACTCCAAATTACCCACGAAAAATGCCAGTCCATCAAGGGTGTCGTCTTCTCCCCAGCCAG AAGTTTCTAAAAGTACACTGAGCACAAGTCTAGACGAAGATTACGTTATTGTTCCCAAAAATATACCTACCGACCATTCCACAGAAAGCCTAGAAAAAGAAAGGGG CACTGTACCGAAAAAAACTCAGTCGCCTTGCGAGCCAGAAAATTCTAATTCGAGTCCGCCCAGGCCTTCTACGTTACCTGTTGCATCGCAACCTATACCAACACCACAAAGAAACACACGTATTAGGAGGGATTCAGAACAGGAAAAGAGAGACAGCGATCAGTATTCTTCCAAC GGTCCGAGTGTTGTTCCGAGGTCTGCGCCCATTAATATGGTAAGGCACGAGAGCAAGCCCGAAATCGATATAGACATCAGTTCTTTGTCGCCACCATCA GTGAAGTTCATGATAGGCACTCCACCTGGCGGTAGAAGGCGGTCAACGTCGAGCGGTAGCTATTCGGAAACCCCGCCTCCTACGATCTGGAACGGATCTGGCAGTCGAAGCGGACTGTCTAATTCTCCGCTGAGGCGATCCG TTTCTTCTCAAGGTACGTCCCCACCGGGATTCAGCAATGCCCTGGCCAGAGTACCGATGCTCAGCGCTCCGAATCTGAGCGATAACAACAATCCCGCTAAAGGGCCCATTTTCTCGACGCGAGCCATGACCCTTcccgaaatttcagaaatag CGCCTGAATTGCCAGAGGAAACCTTACTTGGG AAAGAACACAACGAGACTTTGGCTAAAATCAATTACGTCCTTGCTTTGAGCAACTGCATCTTGTCGATTGCTGCCCAGAAATCTGCAACGCCCTTGATCTCGTTGTCAGATTCCGCCATCAGCAATACGAACACGTTAGAACAGAAAATGGAACAGATCATCTTGCAAATCAGGGTTTTACAATTGTTGAGTTCCGGACTCACCCTTGCCAGCAAACAGATACGGGCGGGTGTTTTAAAACCCAGTTCCAACGTGAAAAAGG TTGTTACCATCTTGAATCAGAAATTCAAGGAAACCTTATCTGCGTGTAGGCAATTGAACAGGGATGGCCTCATTTCGAAGATCAAAACTCCCGAGTTTACCGTGGACACTATTCTCTACGAGCACGCAGTGCAAATG TGCCAGAGTGCAGCGACTGATGAATTACTTGGCAAGGGCCAACATTGCGGTGAAAGATATCAGACGGCTCAGATAATTTTACACAGCCTGTCCCAACAAATAAATTCGCCCTGCGATCAAGAAAAACTGACGGAAT ATAAAGAAGCTGTAGAAAGACGTCTTCGAGTTCTCCAACAACAGGGTTTGATTTATACCACCGACTTCAGTTAG
- the LOC123316596 gene encoding serine/threonine-protein kinase unc-51-like isoform X2, whose protein sequence is MDKGYAVNKIGQVVAGEYEICHAELIGHGAFACVYRGRKIKDKNFPVAIKAITKKNVNKCQALLSKEINILKQLAELNNPNLVSMISCEETPSHVFLVMEFCNGGDLADYFIVKKTLSEDTLRIFLLQIASAMKALRTLGIVHRDLKPQNILLSFDPAISNPQPYQITLKLADFGFARTLEEGGMAGTLCGSPMYMAPEVIMSLQYDSKADLWSIGTIVYQALTGKPPFSAPNPQALKNYYEKTLNLLPKMPSSTSPELQDFLTRLMKRNPKERLSFDEFFNHPFLQRDQNQKKSPIPGEKCSNTPWYYSFLPDFPLPLFEPSPVSSRASPVSARSSPNHSKLPTKNASPSRVSSSPQPEVSKSTLSTSLDEDYVIVPKNIPTDHSTESLEKERGTVPKKTQSPCEPENSNSSPPRPSTLPVASQPIPTPQRNTRIRRDSEQEKRDSDQYSSNGPSVVPRSAPINMVRHESKPEIDIDISSLSPPSVKFMIGTPPGGRRRSTSSGSYSETPPPTIWNGSGSRSGLSNSPLRRSGTSPPGFSNALARVPMLSAPNLSDNNNPAKGPIFSTRAMTLPEISEIGNMHSLYNDNDHPIQFVAPELPEETLLGKEHNETLAKINYVLALSNCILSIAAQKSATPLISLSDSAISNTNTLEQKMEQIILQIRVLQLLSSGLTLASKQIRAGVLKPSSNVKKVVTILNQKFKETLSACRQLNRDGLISKIKTPEFTVDTILYEHAVQMCQSAATDELLGKGQHCGERYQTAQIILHSLSQQINSPCDQEKLTEYKEAVERRLRVLQQQGLIYTTDFS, encoded by the exons AAAGAAAAATGTGAACAAATGCCAGGCATTACTGAGCAAAGAAATCAACATTCTAAAG CAATTGGCAGAACTCAACAATCCCAATCTGGTTTCTATGATAAGTTGTGAAGAAACTCCCTCCCATGTCTTTCTAGTTATGGAG TTCTGTAATGGTGGAGATCTCGCAGATTATTTCATAGTAAAGAAAACATTGAGTGAGGATACGCTGAGGATATTTCTGTTGCAAATAG CGAGTGCTATGAAAGCCTTGAGGACCTTAGGAATTGTACATAGAGATCTCAAACCTCAAAATATCCTATTATCTTTCGATCCGGCTATCTCAAATCCACAGCCTTATCAAATAACCCTCAAGTTAG CTGATTTTGGCTTCGCGCGCACCCTTGAGGAGGGAGGAATGGCTGGTACATTGTGCGGAAGCCCCATGTACATG GCTCCAGAAGTTATAATGTCCCTTCAGTATGATAGCAAAGCGGATTTGTGGAGTATAGGGACCATAGTTTATCAAGCCCTCACCGGGAAGCCTCCTTTCAGCGCTCCTAATCCACAAGCTCTCAAGAACTATTACGAGAAGACTTTGAATCTCTTGCCAAA GATGCCAAGCTCTACCAGTCCAGAGCTTCAAGATTTCCTCACTAGACTCATGAAGAGGAATCCTAAGGAACGTTTGAGTTTCGATGAGTTCTTCAATCATCCGTTCTTACAGAGAGATCAGAACCAGAAAAAGAGTCCAATACCTGGCG agaaatgtAGTAATACCCCTTGGTATTATTCTTTTTTACCAGATTTTCCCCTGCCGCTCTTCGAACCGTCGCCAGTGAGTTCAAGAGCGTCGCCGGTGAGTGCTAGATCATCACCGAATCACTCCAAATTACCCACGAAAAATGCCAGTCCATCAAGGGTGTCGTCTTCTCCCCAGCCAG AAGTTTCTAAAAGTACACTGAGCACAAGTCTAGACGAAGATTACGTTATTGTTCCCAAAAATATACCTACCGACCATTCCACAGAAAGCCTAGAAAAAGAAAGGGG CACTGTACCGAAAAAAACTCAGTCGCCTTGCGAGCCAGAAAATTCTAATTCGAGTCCGCCCAGGCCTTCTACGTTACCTGTTGCATCGCAACCTATACCAACACCACAAAGAAACACACGTATTAGGAGGGATTCAGAACAGGAAAAGAGAGACAGCGATCAGTATTCTTCCAAC GGTCCGAGTGTTGTTCCGAGGTCTGCGCCCATTAATATGGTAAGGCACGAGAGCAAGCCCGAAATCGATATAGACATCAGTTCTTTGTCGCCACCATCA GTGAAGTTCATGATAGGCACTCCACCTGGCGGTAGAAGGCGGTCAACGTCGAGCGGTAGCTATTCGGAAACCCCGCCTCCTACGATCTGGAACGGATCTGGCAGTCGAAGCGGACTGTCTAATTCTCCGCTGAGGCGATCCG GTACGTCCCCACCGGGATTCAGCAATGCCCTGGCCAGAGTACCGATGCTCAGCGCTCCGAATCTGAGCGATAACAACAATCCCGCTAAAGGGCCCATTTTCTCGACGCGAGCCATGACCCTTcccgaaatttcagaaataggtAACATGCATTCCCTATACAATGATAACGATCATCCAATTCAATTTGTAGCGCCTGAATTGCCAGAGGAAACCTTACTTGGG AAAGAACACAACGAGACTTTGGCTAAAATCAATTACGTCCTTGCTTTGAGCAACTGCATCTTGTCGATTGCTGCCCAGAAATCTGCAACGCCCTTGATCTCGTTGTCAGATTCCGCCATCAGCAATACGAACACGTTAGAACAGAAAATGGAACAGATCATCTTGCAAATCAGGGTTTTACAATTGTTGAGTTCCGGACTCACCCTTGCCAGCAAACAGATACGGGCGGGTGTTTTAAAACCCAGTTCCAACGTGAAAAAGG TTGTTACCATCTTGAATCAGAAATTCAAGGAAACCTTATCTGCGTGTAGGCAATTGAACAGGGATGGCCTCATTTCGAAGATCAAAACTCCCGAGTTTACCGTGGACACTATTCTCTACGAGCACGCAGTGCAAATG TGCCAGAGTGCAGCGACTGATGAATTACTTGGCAAGGGCCAACATTGCGGTGAAAGATATCAGACGGCTCAGATAATTTTACACAGCCTGTCCCAACAAATAAATTCGCCCTGCGATCAAGAAAAACTGACGGAAT ATAAAGAAGCTGTAGAAAGACGTCTTCGAGTTCTCCAACAACAGGGTTTGATTTATACCACCGACTTCAGTTAG
- the LOC123316596 gene encoding serine/threonine-protein kinase unc-51-like isoform X3 has product MDKGYAVNKIGQVVAGEYEICHAELIGHGAFACVYRGRKIKDKNFPVAIKAITKKNVNKCQALLSKEINILKQLAELNNPNLVSMISCEETPSHVFLVMEFCNGGDLADYFIVKKTLSEDTLRIFLLQIASAMKALRTLGIVHRDLKPQNILLSFDPAISNPQPYQITLKLADFGFARTLEEGGMAGTLCGSPMYMAPEVIMSLQYDSKADLWSIGTIVYQALTGKPPFSAPNPQALKNYYEKTLNLLPKMPSSTSPELQDFLTRLMKRNPKERLSFDEFFNHPFLQRDQNQKKSPIPGDFPLPLFEPSPVSSRASPVSARSSPNHSKLPTKNASPSRVSSSPQPEVSKSTLSTSLDEDYVIVPKNIPTDHSTESLEKERGTVPKKTQSPCEPENSNSSPPRPSTLPVASQPIPTPQRNTRIRRDSEQEKRDSDQYSSNGPSVVPRSAPINMVRHESKPEIDIDISSLSPPSVKFMIGTPPGGRRRSTSSGSYSETPPPTIWNGSGSRSGLSNSPLRRSVSSQGTSPPGFSNALARVPMLSAPNLSDNNNPAKGPIFSTRAMTLPEISEIGNMHSLYNDNDHPIQFVAPELPEETLLGKEHNETLAKINYVLALSNCILSIAAQKSATPLISLSDSAISNTNTLEQKMEQIILQIRVLQLLSSGLTLASKQIRAGVLKPSSNVKKVVTILNQKFKETLSACRQLNRDGLISKIKTPEFTVDTILYEHAVQMCQSAATDELLGKGQHCGERYQTAQIILHSLSQQINSPCDQEKLTEYKEAVERRLRVLQQQGLIYTTDFS; this is encoded by the exons AAAGAAAAATGTGAACAAATGCCAGGCATTACTGAGCAAAGAAATCAACATTCTAAAG CAATTGGCAGAACTCAACAATCCCAATCTGGTTTCTATGATAAGTTGTGAAGAAACTCCCTCCCATGTCTTTCTAGTTATGGAG TTCTGTAATGGTGGAGATCTCGCAGATTATTTCATAGTAAAGAAAACATTGAGTGAGGATACGCTGAGGATATTTCTGTTGCAAATAG CGAGTGCTATGAAAGCCTTGAGGACCTTAGGAATTGTACATAGAGATCTCAAACCTCAAAATATCCTATTATCTTTCGATCCGGCTATCTCAAATCCACAGCCTTATCAAATAACCCTCAAGTTAG CTGATTTTGGCTTCGCGCGCACCCTTGAGGAGGGAGGAATGGCTGGTACATTGTGCGGAAGCCCCATGTACATG GCTCCAGAAGTTATAATGTCCCTTCAGTATGATAGCAAAGCGGATTTGTGGAGTATAGGGACCATAGTTTATCAAGCCCTCACCGGGAAGCCTCCTTTCAGCGCTCCTAATCCACAAGCTCTCAAGAACTATTACGAGAAGACTTTGAATCTCTTGCCAAA GATGCCAAGCTCTACCAGTCCAGAGCTTCAAGATTTCCTCACTAGACTCATGAAGAGGAATCCTAAGGAACGTTTGAGTTTCGATGAGTTCTTCAATCATCCGTTCTTACAGAGAGATCAGAACCAGAAAAAGAGTCCAATACCTGGCG ATTTTCCCCTGCCGCTCTTCGAACCGTCGCCAGTGAGTTCAAGAGCGTCGCCGGTGAGTGCTAGATCATCACCGAATCACTCCAAATTACCCACGAAAAATGCCAGTCCATCAAGGGTGTCGTCTTCTCCCCAGCCAG AAGTTTCTAAAAGTACACTGAGCACAAGTCTAGACGAAGATTACGTTATTGTTCCCAAAAATATACCTACCGACCATTCCACAGAAAGCCTAGAAAAAGAAAGGGG CACTGTACCGAAAAAAACTCAGTCGCCTTGCGAGCCAGAAAATTCTAATTCGAGTCCGCCCAGGCCTTCTACGTTACCTGTTGCATCGCAACCTATACCAACACCACAAAGAAACACACGTATTAGGAGGGATTCAGAACAGGAAAAGAGAGACAGCGATCAGTATTCTTCCAAC GGTCCGAGTGTTGTTCCGAGGTCTGCGCCCATTAATATGGTAAGGCACGAGAGCAAGCCCGAAATCGATATAGACATCAGTTCTTTGTCGCCACCATCA GTGAAGTTCATGATAGGCACTCCACCTGGCGGTAGAAGGCGGTCAACGTCGAGCGGTAGCTATTCGGAAACCCCGCCTCCTACGATCTGGAACGGATCTGGCAGTCGAAGCGGACTGTCTAATTCTCCGCTGAGGCGATCCG TTTCTTCTCAAGGTACGTCCCCACCGGGATTCAGCAATGCCCTGGCCAGAGTACCGATGCTCAGCGCTCCGAATCTGAGCGATAACAACAATCCCGCTAAAGGGCCCATTTTCTCGACGCGAGCCATGACCCTTcccgaaatttcagaaataggtAACATGCATTCCCTATACAATGATAACGATCATCCAATTCAATTTGTAGCGCCTGAATTGCCAGAGGAAACCTTACTTGGG AAAGAACACAACGAGACTTTGGCTAAAATCAATTACGTCCTTGCTTTGAGCAACTGCATCTTGTCGATTGCTGCCCAGAAATCTGCAACGCCCTTGATCTCGTTGTCAGATTCCGCCATCAGCAATACGAACACGTTAGAACAGAAAATGGAACAGATCATCTTGCAAATCAGGGTTTTACAATTGTTGAGTTCCGGACTCACCCTTGCCAGCAAACAGATACGGGCGGGTGTTTTAAAACCCAGTTCCAACGTGAAAAAGG TTGTTACCATCTTGAATCAGAAATTCAAGGAAACCTTATCTGCGTGTAGGCAATTGAACAGGGATGGCCTCATTTCGAAGATCAAAACTCCCGAGTTTACCGTGGACACTATTCTCTACGAGCACGCAGTGCAAATG TGCCAGAGTGCAGCGACTGATGAATTACTTGGCAAGGGCCAACATTGCGGTGAAAGATATCAGACGGCTCAGATAATTTTACACAGCCTGTCCCAACAAATAAATTCGCCCTGCGATCAAGAAAAACTGACGGAAT ATAAAGAAGCTGTAGAAAGACGTCTTCGAGTTCTCCAACAACAGGGTTTGATTTATACCACCGACTTCAGTTAG
- the LOC123316596 gene encoding serine/threonine-protein kinase ULK2-like isoform X6 has product MDKGYAVNKIGQVVAGEYEICHAELIGHGAFACVYRGRKIKDKNFPVAIKAITKKNVNKCQALLSKEINILKQLAELNNPNLVSMISCEETPSHVFLVMEFCNGGDLADYFIVKKTLSEDTLRIFLLQIASAMKALRTLGIVHRDLKPQNILLSFDPAISNPQPYQITLKLADFGFARTLEEGGMAGTLCGSPMYMAPEVIMSLQYDSKADLWSIGTIVYQALTGKPPFSAPNPQALKNYYEKTLNLLPKMPSSTSPELQDFLTRLMKRNPKERLSFDEFFNHPFLQRDQNQKKSPIPGEVSKSTLSTSLDEDYVIVPKNIPTDHSTESLEKERGTVPKKTQSPCEPENSNSSPPRPSTLPVASQPIPTPQRNTRIRRDSEQEKRDSDQYSSNGPSVVPRSAPINMVRHESKPEIDIDISSLSPPSVKFMIGTPPGGRRRSTSSGSYSETPPPTIWNGSGSRSGLSNSPLRRSVSSQGTSPPGFSNALARVPMLSAPNLSDNNNPAKGPIFSTRAMTLPEISEIGNMHSLYNDNDHPIQFVAPELPEETLLGKEHNETLAKINYVLALSNCILSIAAQKSATPLISLSDSAISNTNTLEQKMEQIILQIRVLQLLSSGLTLASKQIRAGVLKPSSNVKKVVTILNQKFKETLSACRQLNRDGLISKIKTPEFTVDTILYEHAVQMCQSAATDELLGKGQHCGERYQTAQIILHSLSQQINSPCDQEKLTEYKEAVERRLRVLQQQGLIYTTDFS; this is encoded by the exons AAAGAAAAATGTGAACAAATGCCAGGCATTACTGAGCAAAGAAATCAACATTCTAAAG CAATTGGCAGAACTCAACAATCCCAATCTGGTTTCTATGATAAGTTGTGAAGAAACTCCCTCCCATGTCTTTCTAGTTATGGAG TTCTGTAATGGTGGAGATCTCGCAGATTATTTCATAGTAAAGAAAACATTGAGTGAGGATACGCTGAGGATATTTCTGTTGCAAATAG CGAGTGCTATGAAAGCCTTGAGGACCTTAGGAATTGTACATAGAGATCTCAAACCTCAAAATATCCTATTATCTTTCGATCCGGCTATCTCAAATCCACAGCCTTATCAAATAACCCTCAAGTTAG CTGATTTTGGCTTCGCGCGCACCCTTGAGGAGGGAGGAATGGCTGGTACATTGTGCGGAAGCCCCATGTACATG GCTCCAGAAGTTATAATGTCCCTTCAGTATGATAGCAAAGCGGATTTGTGGAGTATAGGGACCATAGTTTATCAAGCCCTCACCGGGAAGCCTCCTTTCAGCGCTCCTAATCCACAAGCTCTCAAGAACTATTACGAGAAGACTTTGAATCTCTTGCCAAA GATGCCAAGCTCTACCAGTCCAGAGCTTCAAGATTTCCTCACTAGACTCATGAAGAGGAATCCTAAGGAACGTTTGAGTTTCGATGAGTTCTTCAATCATCCGTTCTTACAGAGAGATCAGAACCAGAAAAAGAGTCCAATACCTGGCG AAGTTTCTAAAAGTACACTGAGCACAAGTCTAGACGAAGATTACGTTATTGTTCCCAAAAATATACCTACCGACCATTCCACAGAAAGCCTAGAAAAAGAAAGGGG CACTGTACCGAAAAAAACTCAGTCGCCTTGCGAGCCAGAAAATTCTAATTCGAGTCCGCCCAGGCCTTCTACGTTACCTGTTGCATCGCAACCTATACCAACACCACAAAGAAACACACGTATTAGGAGGGATTCAGAACAGGAAAAGAGAGACAGCGATCAGTATTCTTCCAAC GGTCCGAGTGTTGTTCCGAGGTCTGCGCCCATTAATATGGTAAGGCACGAGAGCAAGCCCGAAATCGATATAGACATCAGTTCTTTGTCGCCACCATCA GTGAAGTTCATGATAGGCACTCCACCTGGCGGTAGAAGGCGGTCAACGTCGAGCGGTAGCTATTCGGAAACCCCGCCTCCTACGATCTGGAACGGATCTGGCAGTCGAAGCGGACTGTCTAATTCTCCGCTGAGGCGATCCG TTTCTTCTCAAGGTACGTCCCCACCGGGATTCAGCAATGCCCTGGCCAGAGTACCGATGCTCAGCGCTCCGAATCTGAGCGATAACAACAATCCCGCTAAAGGGCCCATTTTCTCGACGCGAGCCATGACCCTTcccgaaatttcagaaataggtAACATGCATTCCCTATACAATGATAACGATCATCCAATTCAATTTGTAGCGCCTGAATTGCCAGAGGAAACCTTACTTGGG AAAGAACACAACGAGACTTTGGCTAAAATCAATTACGTCCTTGCTTTGAGCAACTGCATCTTGTCGATTGCTGCCCAGAAATCTGCAACGCCCTTGATCTCGTTGTCAGATTCCGCCATCAGCAATACGAACACGTTAGAACAGAAAATGGAACAGATCATCTTGCAAATCAGGGTTTTACAATTGTTGAGTTCCGGACTCACCCTTGCCAGCAAACAGATACGGGCGGGTGTTTTAAAACCCAGTTCCAACGTGAAAAAGG TTGTTACCATCTTGAATCAGAAATTCAAGGAAACCTTATCTGCGTGTAGGCAATTGAACAGGGATGGCCTCATTTCGAAGATCAAAACTCCCGAGTTTACCGTGGACACTATTCTCTACGAGCACGCAGTGCAAATG TGCCAGAGTGCAGCGACTGATGAATTACTTGGCAAGGGCCAACATTGCGGTGAAAGATATCAGACGGCTCAGATAATTTTACACAGCCTGTCCCAACAAATAAATTCGCCCTGCGATCAAGAAAAACTGACGGAAT ATAAAGAAGCTGTAGAAAGACGTCTTCGAGTTCTCCAACAACAGGGTTTGATTTATACCACCGACTTCAGTTAG